The Plasmodium knowlesi strain H genome assembly, chromosome: 10 genomic sequence GTTGAACATTATAAAGTAACGTACCCAATATGAAGTACCAAAATGCTTAGCACAAAGGGATGAAACTGCTTATATGATGATCAACGTGCTTAAACTTAGGGTCATGGAAACATTCAGGGGGACATAGCAGCTACGCCACAACTTGCTACGAAGAAGTGACTAGGAAATCTTTTCCATCATGAGGGCTTCTtacaaagaataaaaaaaaaaaaaaaaaaaaaaaaaaaaaaaaaagtgtaggaCAAGCCTAACAATTTGGTAATATGAAACCAGTAAGGGGGTGGGTACCTGAACTTGGttcccacttttttcttccccctgtTAAAGTGGTAAAGCAACATATAGGAAGAACCAAATCACAGAGAATGATCTGCCCAAATGGAAGAACAaagaacacatttttattgCCGTAAGATGATGGGAATGTATCCAAAACTATCCTAAGCAAAAGTGTTGAACCGTGAAGAATAATTCCCATTCGAAGTCCTCCCAAAACGGAACAATGCCGCAGTGCTTGGGGAGAtctcctatatttttttcttcacaaagAACTATTTTTAGCGTGTTTAAAAGAACGTTGAGCAATGCCAAGGAAAATCTAATAGATGCAGAAAGCAGGAAGATCGAAAAGACGATCCTCTACATGGAACAATGCATagcagaagaaaatgagcaaaacaaaaacttACTTAACTTCAAAACGGTCCATGATCAAGAGGACAAATTGAGAAGCATACACATGAACCTATTGAAAATGTCGtatatgttaaaaaatatgagaaTCAATGAGCAGAAATGGCTAGCCATTTATAAGCAAATTAGCAACCTCCAGCCTCTGGATAGAAATCTCTTCAGAGGAAAAGCAAAGAAACATAcctgcaaaatggaaaaaatggatcaaGAATATGACAGTTCATGGTGTAAAGAACATTTCCCCAATGGAGCAGTACATGATCAAATTTTCCGCAAATATAATCTGCTAAACTTAGACGCatgttatatatttatttttaatgtttCGATTGGACATCTCATGAACTACCTCTGGCTGTACACAACAAGCAACTATTTGTTAATATTAAACTGTTGCGcaaaatttttccattttttcttcaatctGCACAGGAGAAAGGGTCTCCAAAAATTAAACTTCATTTATCTGAAGTCTGATATACATAATTATGGAGACAACATtaagaatttgaaaaataagaacaacCATGTCATCAGATGTGGGAAAAATTCCACCATCGCTTATCACTACGAAGAGCTGTACAATTTGAAATATCACCAAATAGTTACTTACAAAATAAATCTCATGACGCAGGTATTTGGGAATTTAAATTATGACCTATTAGACGGTGTACAATTGGCCCAGCTAGCTAATTTTTTCTACGTAGTAACGAAATGCGGAGTAATAAGTGAAAAAGGCGTACAACATTTTCTGAGTTATTATTTtcaaatggcaaaaaagggggcatcACCAAGCAAGTTGGCCTCAAACAACGTGGTGCTGAATGACGTGCTACCGAATGACATGGTGCCGAATGACATGGTGCCGAATGATGTGGTGCTCTTTTCCCAACTCATCAGCACGATGTACTATTCTAAAATTGTCCACTTTGAATTGTTGTCCCATTTGGTTAGCTCCTTCAGAAGGGTCCACCTCGACTCCCCCCACATTTGCAAAAGAGGCCTATTCGACAGCTACCTTAAACTGCTAACATTGGTAAAACTGACTGAtcaaaatatgtacatatatacctatTGCAAGCATTACATTTTGAGTGGGGACACAGAAGATACAACTCACATGTCCAACATTTGCAACTTCTTTTTCGTGTCGTCCATTGTCGGCCTGTTTAACTTCCCCCTGATGAAGTTTtacatcaattttttaaaaaaaaaaaaaaagggtaacacaaaatttaaaaattccaCAGCGCATAAAATTTACTACACCTTGTTAGGGTGGGACATAATGCTGAATAgattcataaaaaatgtagatgAAGAAAGGAGAGAAATGATCGATCTGGCAATCCTAAATTTTGAGAGCAAAAATATTCACTACTGGTTTTCAAACAAAGTCCTTTACGACTTTTCCGATTTATCCCATCAAATAATCTACctaacccttttttttaaaaataaatttatgctcaaaaaggaggaaaaaaattactactTTAATCAGAGTGTCATATTCCACATATTGAAGAAACACTACAGGAATGTAATCTATGAATACGtaacaaacgaaaaaattccTCTGGATGTCTACATTAAGGTTCGTAATAATAATCAGCAGAAAAATATCGCCATCGAGTTTAATGGTAGAACACACTACATCTTAGTGCTTACCAAGGAGGGGCACTCAACAGGCACTGTTCAGTACACAATGAAAGAAAACTGCAATACCAAGTATAAAATGTGGATCCTCTCAAACATAAATTTTTACACTATTTCTGTTTCATATTACTACTGGAATGAGTTGCATGAATATCAGAAGGAGCAACACTTGCTTCATGCGACGCAACTCCTTCAATAAGGGGCAGATGCATTATGCTCTTTTAGCATGGGATGGCACCTTAAACGATTTGTATACATATTCTCCTTCATGCTCAGGTGATAAAGTCTCCAATGAGTGGCCATAAATTTGTGGTGATTTTCTGGAATActatttctcctttcctcttttgcttaatatctctttttttagtAAATGTGCCTCCGTCTGTAAAATaggaatgaattttttttttttttttttttttttttttttcttctttcctctgTAGTATGCATCGCCAATTTTAGGTGTACTTAAGGCGGAACCACTTCTCCGCACCTGCAAATAATCGGACGCGATAATATCGCACGAGGTGGGTCTATCCtcggagtttttttttaacatccAATGGCACAAGTATATCAGGTCTTTCGAATAGCTTGTTGGCAGGGGCTCTGGCTGCGGGGCAATATTTTAGAAAAGGGTAGtcttgttttattttggGTTCTACGGAGTTTGGTAAATTTGTCATAAAAGGGGCAAAGCCTATCGCAATATTGCGCCATTTTTGTggacattttttctgttttgctTCACGGCTGCGCGCACCTCCTCTTCGCAAATTTTTTGGGCTGTCGATAGCATGTTGGAATGCTCCGACTTGAAGGGGTGTCGGAGACTCATGAGCTCGTATAGTATCACGCCAAGGGACCAGATGTCTGCGGGGAAGCTGTAGGCCTCGTTCTAGGGGGGCACCGGCGCAGAAGGGTAGGAGAATTTGGGTACACACAAAATGGGGGGTAAAACCCAGAATGACCAACTGTCGAATGAAAAAACTTCTACGCTGCGTGAACGGAAACAAAACAACCGGAAAGGTAAAATGCGACCTACCTTGCAAATCTCTGGAGCCATGTACCCAATGGTACCACACAATGTACTTGTTTGTTCTGTGTTCTCCAAAATTTTGGCGAGCCCAAAATCACCCACCTTAGCCCTCTCTTCATCATCCAGAAATATATTGTTGCATTTTAAGTcttaaaaaagaggggaagagagggaaattattttattcaaaagCATCAAGGTGTCTGAAAAGGGAATATTATCATGCTAAGTAGAGGAATGTTGACACGGGTAAAAGATAAGCGGcgacttctttttttttttttttttttttttttccataatttgGACAACCGTTTCGTTCGTCTACGTAAGCAAAGAGTGGAGCACTTAATTACCCCTATGTATGAGCTTCCTGTCGTGCATAAATTTGATGGCAGTAATTATCTGTAAGAAccatctttttattttcctctcgGGAATCAACGTATTCGCTTTTTTATAcctttttatgtatttaCTCAAATCTCCTTCTACAtttcgtgaaaaaaaaaaaaaaaaaaaaaaaaaaaagtgagtcAGGCCCTAATCTCCatagaaaaattacaaacatTTACTCACACACAGCAATGTTAAAAAAGggtgtaaaggaaaaaaaggcctTACTGGAACAGAAGTCCATAGCAACGTACAAAATGTTGTCCTCCAGGAACGCTTCTTTATATCGCACGATGAATGGGTGAACGGATACCTCGATTAATGCCTTGGACATgtgcaaaggagaaaaaaaaaggaaaatatgataAAGTAACTCATGATCAAGTAACAACAACATCGGATGAGCAACACCCCCATGCATCTCCACAACATCCTCTACTTAACAGACTGATGTGTATTCACGCACTCGTTCCTCCCCACGCCATTTCGAATGCATACTTTCAGTTCATTTACgacgttcattttttccttgtggtTCATGCACGACATATCTAGCTGCTTAACGACGAAGCTGAGGGGGAATGTTCATAGGTAGGCGCGAAAATGTGTTTACGTGTTAATGTGAACGCGCTTAGAATACACGCCCTTCACGAAATTCATCTTAACATGAAAGTCGACACTTGATCAGTTCCACAGATGAAGCACATTCAATTGCGAGGGCCAAACATAAGGCACTTCCCTACAAGGGCAAACCCTCAATACACGTACATTTCCCCCTGGGCGCTCTTTACTGCTGTGACAATTCCAAATGACCCCCGCCCGATAGATTTTATAACCTCATAAGGACCTATTTTCTTCGATGTAGACGTGGACATTTTGGGCAGTAATGTGGTGATACCTCTGTTCTTTCCACCGTCTTTGTCTTAGGTGAATGTTGtaaaggcagaaaaaaaaaaaaaaaaaaaaaatcgcataacttcacaaatatataaacatttCCCCAATTAATTCTGGTCCATATAGTCCTCCCTCAAAAGAACACAGAATTATTCTCCATTATATTCTCAAACGTGAAAAAgttctttttcactttaaaGACGCCTCCttataattacaaaaaggtATTTCACCATTTGGCATCCTAATAATTGaacattcttcctttacccACACATTTCTTTCAGccatttctccctttcgtgaaattattcacatttatttaaaaagggtGTGATGCTAGATATAGCTAACGAAGAAGAGTCGCTTCCCTAGAAAGGGTGTATATAGGGAACAGGACGAAAAGGCACATACACAGGACGCCAGCTCATCAACAGGATGACAATGTGGAGGAGAAACTGTACTCGTGTACATacagataaaaaagaaaaattcccaATAGGTCAAATAGTGTAGACAAATTCATCCTTATGATATTCCTTTCGCGCCATCTGTAAAGGTGCTACACGACTGCCTCGTCATTATGAACACCCTCAAATTGcacattaacaaaaaaaaaaaaaaaaaaaaaaaaaaaaacatgattAGAATTATTCAAAGTTttacttatttatttattcattcctTTAGTTGTCTGAATtggtacacatttttaaggaaaaataaattacgacacaatatgcaaaacattcAATAGGTAAACAGAAGGAGGCACAATTATACCTATAATGATACACTAgcaaaagggataaaaaaaaaaaaaaaagttgagatgattttttaaaaatggagaggaTAGGCGGAAAGTCCCAAACGAATCAATACAttatataagaaaaaaaagaaaaagaaatatacgtgatgataagaaggaaatgtgTTCTCATTTAAGTAACAACATTAGACCTTTATCTCTACGTATCtgatttaaaaatgtaggaaAGAATTCGAACTTTTTTACtttacacacatgtgtaacAAAGGTGGATAAATatggcataaaaaaaaaaaaaaaaaaaaaagggggggaatgaaaaagcaaaatggaaaaaagtcGATCGCCCGAAGGggacaaattaaaataaatcgTCGCAAAGAGGTAACAACAAATTaccagttaaaaaaaagttaacacATTTTagtatatttctttttaaatacaagttgtatatgtgtgcattttatGTTCATTTACGACGTGTCGTTCGGCTTTACTGGAGGGGACCATCAGCGTCGATCCAATTAAAAGGGCGAAAAAGAAGCGGTAATGGAGACTTATAAGTGGGTCCTCAAAAACATCTTTACAACTTCTACACGATTTATATGTCGTTTATGGGTGGCGTGTGTACAACTGTCAGGTGTGCCCTTCCTTCAGGCGTAGTTGCAGTAACAGTTCCTCTGAATAATCTGAGGTGTCTTGGAAATTCTAATTTTGGGGAACCCTTCTTCCTTAGATTTGTATATGTTTATGCTTGAGaaccttttttccctttccggAAATCCATTGCACATGGAATATTGCATTTTTGGGAAGTTATCATACATGGGCAAAAATTTGCAGCTGACCGTTGAGCAGaaattatcattttggaTAGTATCCGCGGTGGTGTCCTGATCAGCCTCAGCATTGAGTGTTGCACTAGAATGCATCTTCTGGATATTTAGGTCATTCAGTAGTTGAATATCTTTTTCGTGGACAACGCTAGTTGTCTGGTTTTCTTTCAAATCCTCTATCTGAATTTCCTCCTTACTTTCCACCTCCTGAGTAATGTCAATATTGGGACAGTTAACTTCTGGGATTTCCATGAcgctttcctttttggtAGTTTTCAAAACGGGGATTACTTTCTCTACAACCATGTATCTTGGAACGGTTATAATTCTTTCCCTGTCAACGTAAACTGGCActtcaacaattttttcgACCGTTTTTATTTGTGGCACttccacaattttttcttgatATATAATTCtatccacattttttatcttttcaaCATATACTGTTTTCGTTTTGTACACATTCTTATACTTAATGACTGGCCTTATTTGCTCCACTATCCTTTCGACTGTCTTGATTTGGGGGACctccacaattttttccagATACACTTCCTTGGGCACTtcaacaattttattttgtactATTGGCTCCAACACTTTCGGTGGCAACTGTTTGTTCACCATTTGTGGGTACgaatcattttcattttccttggTATCGAAGACATTGTCTCCAGAGCAACAGGCTAGTTTTTGGTTCGTCGAGCACATTTTTGCGGGTGGGCAATTACAAGATATGTTTGAGCATATACGAGTaagtatacgtatatatatttatattcacTTATGTACGTTCTTTCCGTTTGCCCAGCTATGGAAACAGGGTAGATAACCACTCAGCGTTAATTTCACAGACGGAGGCTTAGGATGCCAGCGGCAGGTGACCTGGGGGGGTGGATTTGCTAAAAGGGGAAGTTAATTGAAGGGAAAGTGTTGTGTGGCAATATCTCTATGCATATACACGGGACACGCTGCGTAATTGTTACGGCTATTTATGTTGATCCTTAAATAACGtccatatgcacacatatgtgtatgttaTTACGAAGCAAGGTGGGAAGAATGCAGAGGTTAGTCCAATTTTAAAGGACCAGATGACGAACATTTACCTTGTACGTGGGGAGAGAGGAATTCTAGCGAAACTGCCGTTtcgtgttcttttttttttttttttttttttttttttgttctacgTCAGGTGTTAAGTCGGCGAATAGCGcaacatacacacacacacacacacagctGTGTTTTTTCTAATCCGcgtaggggaaaaaacaacggGGATGGTATCAGGGAAAATAgcgggaaaaattaaatgatgTGACGTAAACGAGGCGAAGCAAAAACAACAGAGTGTGTACAAAGGCGGCTTCCCTTCTTTCAAAACATGGAGTACATCTATACTTGAAACgcattaaatgaaaaatatcttTTTGCTATGTGGTAGagtttttcacaaaattaattattaaaaggggaagaccTGTGATGTTGTTCACGGCGGAAAGGTGTTAACCcgggtaaaaaaagaaaaaaaaaaagaaaaaaaaaagaaaaaaaaaagaaaaaaaaaagaaaaaaaaagaaaaaaaaattaacgtaAATTATGACGTCAGTTATTGGAGTTACTGACTTAAATTATTAACGTGAGTTTTTAGCGTGAATTATTAACGCAAGTTGCTGACACAATATGTTGTCAAATTGTTTCCACACTGGTGCGTACATTATGagatagcttttttttttttttttttttttttttttttaaaccgttttttttcaaattgctTACAAATACACGCATAATTGTACACATTTCCCCCTCAACAGATGTATAGAAGAGTTAGGAGGAAAGTTCTGTTAAACATGTTGTAAACAACACTTCGTTTGTGCACACATGACACAACGGCGACTCGACTACCCCTTAAATTTTAAACGAAAATTTACGCAGGCgtgaaaattgaaaaatcaaaaagaaaaaacataacGCACGCAAAAAATAGctgttttttaatttgctaCAAAAAGAggcataaaaaggaaaataaaaaaaaaaaaaaaaaaaaaacaataacaGTAACAATCACTATAGCAAAACGTGGGTTGTAACATGTTCGtgaattttctttccctcttcGCGTCATCAAttattcactttttcctttctttctggTTAAGTAGAACAAATTGCCAgaatttttttgcttctttttttttcaatttcgcaCATATAGTCACCTTTTAGAGGCATGCTAATGAGTCCACGCGGAGCGCGGTATATATTTATCCATACCTCCGCGAAGGTGTAAACAAATTAGAAACTATACGGCAATTTTCCTGGTAGGTGGGTCTAGGCCACTTCTGTGTGCGGATGCACGTGTGCATGCGTGTcagtatataaatatatttatatatgtacacatatacatataggtgTGTTGTGTGCGTGTAACCCGAATTGAAAATAGGCACTTCAAAAAAACCTTCCCCTTTCAACTTCTTATTTCtctaaacaaaaaaaaatcattaatTAGGGTTGTTGGAGGGAGGTTAAGCCAACTATCTCTCGTCGTGTAGTGTGCCGTTAGTTTCCTGTCAGTGTACCGCATTATTTCATCCATGTCGTAGGAGCTTGTCtgcgcgcaaaaaaaaaaaaaaaaaaaaaaaaaaaaaaaaaaaatggaaaaatagctAGTCAGGTAAATTATAACGCAGACAAAttaggaaaatataaaccgGATTTACACCTACAACGTCACCCGACGCAACTCCGAAAGCATGCCTCAAAAAGCGGTGTCATGCACGTGTGTATAGAAACGGTAGAAgcagagggggaaaaaaaaaaagaaaccttttttttccacatcaGGTAGTGTATCCAATTAAGGAACGTTTCGTTCGATTAGTCGTGGTTCTTTTGtgcatatattatttttcgtTAACCATATGCCAAATGCGCAAGACAACCGCTTTTACGAGTATGTGTTGTATATAACAACAGAGGCAAAGGGCGATAAGGCGGTAAAAAGGCTATCATACAGGTGTGTAGATTCATACACATCaatgcgtatatatacacattttcaTCCATTCTCACACCTAAGTTGGTCCCCTTTGCAACACTTACCCTGTATAACTTGGCGgggttcttcttcatccatgcgactttccttcttcttgttcTTCGATGcgaactttttttctttggaacTCCATACAACGAAAAATTCCTTCTATTTTTGCACACACCGTTATGCCCATTGACTTGCAAACCCAGTGAAGAGTTTAAAAATAGACTTGGCAGCAGGGGGGTACTCGATTTAAATGCGGAAATAAAATTCAGGccaaatgataaaaagagTAAACAGCTACGTAGTAACATTTCTGATATGAATGAAATGAGTGTAGTGAAATGTTTATCTTTCTTTCGATTGTTTTTCCGGTGTGTGTTCCTCCATTAATTCGTTATTTTGAGTTTGCTTCCCTTTTGCAGTAAAAAAACTGCGGGCGttggagggaaggaaaagaaggaacattttTCCTGTTTGTGCGAAGGCAAAACAGATTGTAACAGTTTATTTTGACatcattctttctttctttctctctttctttctcttttttttttttttttttgtacttgcTAAATTGTGCTACGGAATTATTCGTAAAGGGGTGATTCATAGGGCGGAAAATTTCGTACTTTTTCCCCATATTTCGTACTCACCATATGCTACCATTTtactattttcattttcgccatgccctttttctccttcataaAAGATGGGCTTGCCTATATTGAACCCGCGTGCTTGGAAGTTCGATCCCTGTCGGAGCTTTTCTTAGTATAAATTGCGTTTCACTGTggaagcaatttttttttttttaatgaacaAACCCGGTGATATACAAAATAAGTATGTTTTAAAAAGGCTCATCCATGGCTTCATATTTAACACTCCTTCAAACAGTGTGACGATTTTTTCGAAGGTGAATAATTTGATGTTGGCCAAAACAAATTGTGCtaagacatttttttgcacttaTCCCCACGGTGTAAAGCAACAACGGATAATACATTTCATAGGAAGTTATTGTGACTGCCTATTAatcaaaaaattttcttcttcacacgGCATAcatacttttttccttttcttttcttttttttcttcatccctTAAACTGTACATTGGCAAGCGAATATTATTTAGAAAAGCACGTCGGAATAGCCTTCTCCCCATCGAAAGGGCATTTACAAAATGATGCACCACGGACAAAGGGGATGATGGTGACAATGCTACTCTCATAAGGCGACGAATtaaaatgttttcctttacaaCTATTATAAGGAGACGCGCGACtgataaatgttttttctcAGAGCGCTTTTTTTCACATCCGCCATGTGTTGCTCGTCTGGAGGATGTAATGAAGTTTCGCCCAGAGAGGCGGCACTCGACGGCTGTGGGTGAGAGCATCTACGAGGGGAGTCGCACAAGTAGCCCTGGAAGTGGCCCCGAATGTAACGACATTGAGTGTGCACCCCCTCACTGGATAAACCACAAAGAGAAGAGGAACAGGAAAACGGAGCTGCTGCGGGGAGCATGCCATGTAGACAGATCCCCAAAAGGGGACAACGAATATCTGAGCATTTCCAAAAGGtccaaaatgatgaagtaCATAATAAggttaaggaagaaaaggaacttccgaaaaaaaatgaactccttttttgtaaaagagTCCTCTACTATTACACATTTGGCGAGTAACCACAATCTTACATTTGAAGTTATTTTATCAAAGAGCAAAAGTTTATTGGATCATTTTAAAGAGAAATGTTCCAAACTTTATTATACAGACATCGATACGCtaaattacatttttcgtGACACCTTAAAAGTTAACAAAGAAGCGAGAAACGATGCTGTGGCTGTAGTGAAATTACCAAAGTCGGTTCAACCAAAAGAACCCATCAAATTTTTGCTAGCTTTTGATAGAATACGATATGCGTATAACttgggaaaaatattaaacacAGCCGCCTCCATGGGTGTTGATTATCTCTTTTATGTTCATAACACAGTGGACCCATTTAATCACAAAGTTATCGAAGTGACGAACGGATCACATTTTCAAATTCCTTATCTATTCGGCTCATATGTAGAACTAAGACAATTCTGCGATTCACATAAGTTGCTTCCAGTTGTGGCACATACGAATGGAGTGAATCCAGTCCACATTTTAAAAGAGACAAGTGAACAAGGGAAGGGAGTGTGTCTCATTTTGGGGAATGAATCCACCGGCCCGCACGCGGACGTGTTGAACTTCGCAAAACCGTAACATGAAAATTTCGTGCACGTGAAAAAGTTGCAGCTGTGGAAATCCACGAAGATATACCTTTTACAAATCATTTCATTTGTTATTCAGTTTCATATGTTAGTTAATTTTGTCCccccttcccattttttttttttttttttttttttctcctttttttgtaggATAAGTTTGCCCATGCACGAAATGACTAACTCTTTAAATGTCTACGTGGCAGCAAGTATTTTAATTCATTATCTGAAGTCCATGGCGTAGGTGACTTTGACGCGGGATGGATGATATTCGTGGAAGTGTGAAGATAAAAGGGTTTTCCGTGAAATTTgggaaaaaggcaaaagggAGAATCAGGAGAGCTTTACAAGTGACATGGTCTTACTcgcatatacatgcacactTACTAATGTATGAATGCTACCATGTTTTGTGCTAATAACGGAAAATAATGTTCACCCCATTTAGGGTGAGTACAATTCTGATATTTGGATCGTATTTGCTTTAAGTaagcatttttctttttttttttttttttttttttttttttttttttcgctgttCATGTTGTTCAGGCGAAaatttacctttttaatCCAGAAGTCAGTGTTGTTAAAATTAATggatagaagaagaaaaaatatattggcAAAATGATTCACAGGTTCGATATTAATGGGTACGCCGCATCGTAGAACCCACATTGGGGGCAGCTGCTTAAACATTTAAAAggttccaaaaaaaaaaagggggcgtCATTTTATTTGCGCTTCGaagtaatataaaaaaataatataaaatattattaattgTTGAAAGTCAATTTCGAAGCATTTATTGTGTAGCTTTGTGCATCTCGTTTTCGTCGCATCGCATCGAATCCGTGGAGAGTTAACCCCCTTCGGTGGTACAAGATGCAAAACGAGCAGGGGCTATTCTG encodes the following:
- a CDS encoding RAP protein, putative, with the protein product MPQCLGRSPIFFSSQRTIFSVFKRTLSNAKENLIDAESRKIEKTILYMEQCIAEENEQNKNLLNFKTVHDQEDKLRSIHMNLLKMSYMLKNMRINEQKWLAIYKQISNLQPLDRNLFRGKAKKHTCKMEKMDQEYDSSWCKEHFPNGAVHDQIFRKYNLLNLDACYIFIFNVSIGHLMNYLWLYTTSNYLLILNCCAKFFHFFFNLHRRKGLQKLNFIYLKSDIHNYGDNIKNLKNKNNHVIRCGKNSTIAYHYEELYNLKYHQIVTYKINLMTQVFGNLNYDLLDGVQLAQLANFFYVVTKCGVISEKGVQHFLSYYFQMAKKGASPSKLASNNVVLNDVLPNDMVPNDMVPNDVVLFSQLISTMYYSKIVHFELLSHLVSSFRRVHLDSPHICKRGLFDSYLKLLTLVKLTDQNMYIYTYCKHYILSGDTEDTTHMSNICNFFFVSSIVGLFNFPLMKFYINFLKKKKKGNTKFKNSTAHKIYYTLLGWDIMLNRFIKNVDEERREMIDLAILNFESKNIHYWFSNKVLYDFSDLSHQIIYLTLFFKNKFMLKKEEKNYYFNQSVIFHILKKHYRNVIYEYVTNEKIPLDVYIKVRNNNQQKNIAIEFNGRTHYILVLTKEGHSTGTVQYTMKENCNTKYKMWILSNINFYTISVSYYYWNELHEYQKEQHLLHATQLLQ
- a CDS encoding NIMA related kinase 2, putative, with the protein product MSTSTSKKIGPYEVIKSIGRGSFGIVTAVKSAQGEIFVVKQLDMSCMNHKEKMNVVNELKALIEVSVHPFIVRYKEAFLEDNILYVAMDFCSKGDLSKYIKRYKKANTLIPERKIKRWFLQIITAIKFMHDRKLIHRDLKCNNIFLDDEERAKVGDFGLAKILENTEQTSTLCGTIGYMAPEICKNEAYSFPADIWSLGVILYELMSLRHPFKSEHSNMLSTAQKICEEEPEPLPTSYSKDLIYLCHWMLKKNSEDRPTSCDIIASDYLQTEAHLLKKEILSKRGKEK
- a CDS encoding RNA methyltransferase, putative, with translation MKFRPERRHSTAVGESIYEGSRTSSPGSGPECNDIECAPPHWINHKEKRNRKTELLRGACHVDRSPKGDNEYLSISKRSKMMKYIIRLRKKRNFRKKMNSFFVKESSTITHLASNHNLTFEVILSKSKSLLDHFKEKCSKLYYTDIDTLNYIFRDTLKVNKEARNDAVAVVKLPKSVQPKEPIKFLLAFDRIRYAYNLGKILNTAASMGVDYLFYVHNTVDPFNHKVIEVTNGSHFQIPYLFGSYVELRQFCDSHKLLPVVAHTNGVNPVHILKETSEQGKGVCLILGNESTGPHADVLNFAKPISLPMHEMTNSLNVYVAASILIHYLKSMA